One Desulfobacterales bacterium genomic window carries:
- a CDS encoding PAS domain S-box protein, with protein MPDEENINPVSRDIDMQKQLEIFQGLYDLSLAMIAERSLDENLTLIVEKSRRLLGTDTAFIALHDEKTDELCWHISSGLVTNAFKHLRVPMGTGLAGRVAQNGKYYVVEDYYAETGPEFHDVARGEGLLSGIAVPVQIGKTNFGVLFAFNRTKTKFTKTDLDALNLFGNLAAVEITRKRALDRIKEGEKQYRRLYETAERSKALYQSFLNASIDAVCIFDLSGRVLYVSPSFTRIFGWTEEELNSGRARFVPDSERALAKDLQHRILERGDMVDGLEIKRNAKDGSAIDVRISAARYRDHNGDAAGVFVIYRDITSFKSLERARQRAVHLLSHELLTPLSIIEANIKSLEKPGLSDEVWKKKTSRIQANLNRLKDLQLIVREIVDTPTYRPSPLRLGSFINNTVRLLEKECALRKILFTYRLESVGMIVFDQRILELMLRTLIKNAVENTPDEGEIVISLKRQDGDVFLEVMDYGVGIPARDREFIFKAFHHTRHTALYATRKPFVFNAGGKGLELMRLKILSEEGAFDIHFTSERCRFLPGSSDKCCGRISECAFIKSADECRRSGRTTFQVRIHAAAHAPD; from the coding sequence ATGCCTGATGAAGAGAATATCAATCCGGTTTCCCGTGATATTGACATGCAAAAGCAACTGGAAATTTTTCAGGGGCTCTATGATCTTTCCCTGGCGATGATCGCCGAGCGAAGCCTGGACGAAAACCTGACCCTGATCGTTGAAAAAAGCCGACGCCTTCTGGGAACCGATACTGCCTTTATCGCACTTCACGATGAAAAGACCGATGAGTTGTGCTGGCATATCTCCTCCGGGCTGGTTACCAATGCCTTTAAACACCTGCGGGTGCCCATGGGAACGGGGTTGGCCGGCCGGGTCGCACAAAATGGTAAGTATTACGTGGTGGAAGATTATTATGCGGAAACAGGACCCGAGTTTCACGATGTGGCCCGCGGGGAAGGCCTCCTTTCCGGCATCGCTGTGCCGGTTCAGATCGGAAAGACCAATTTCGGCGTTCTCTTTGCGTTTAACCGAACCAAAACGAAGTTCACCAAGACCGATCTGGATGCCCTGAATCTCTTTGGAAATCTTGCGGCCGTGGAGATTACGAGAAAGCGCGCCCTTGACCGGATCAAGGAGGGAGAGAAGCAATACCGGCGGCTTTACGAAACCGCAGAGCGAAGCAAAGCGCTTTACCAGAGTTTTTTAAATGCATCCATTGACGCCGTCTGTATTTTCGATCTCTCCGGCCGTGTCTTATACGTCAGTCCCTCTTTTACCCGAATATTCGGCTGGACAGAAGAAGAACTCAACAGCGGACGGGCCCGCTTCGTCCCCGATTCGGAGCGAGCGCTTGCCAAAGATCTTCAGCACCGGATTTTAGAGCGTGGGGATATGGTTGACGGGCTGGAAATAAAGCGCAATGCAAAGGACGGCTCCGCTATCGATGTGCGGATCAGCGCCGCGCGGTATCGGGATCATAACGGGGATGCCGCTGGGGTATTTGTTATTTATCGCGATATTACCTCCTTTAAATCCCTGGAGCGTGCCAGGCAACGGGCCGTTCATCTGCTTTCCCATGAGTTGTTGACCCCTCTGAGCATCATCGAAGCCAATATCAAATCGCTGGAAAAGCCAGGCCTTTCCGATGAGGTTTGGAAGAAAAAGACCAGCAGAATACAGGCTAATTTAAATCGCCTCAAAGACTTGCAGCTCATCGTGCGCGAGATTGTGGATACGCCCACCTACCGGCCTTCTCCGCTGCGGTTGGGGTCTTTCATCAACAATACGGTTCGGTTGCTTGAAAAGGAATGTGCGCTCCGGAAGATACTCTTTACTTATCGGCTAGAATCCGTCGGCATGATCGTTTTCGATCAGCGAATTCTTGAACTGATGCTCAGAACGCTTATCAAAAACGCGGTGGAAAACACACCCGATGAAGGCGAAATCGTCATTTCTCTGAAACGCCAAGACGGCGATGTCTTTCTGGAAGTAATGGATTACGGCGTGGGCATTCCGGCGCGGGACCGCGAGTTTATTTTTAAGGCGTTTCACCACACCCGGCATACGGCGCTGTATGCAACCCGAAAGCCTTTTGTCTTTAACGCGGGCGGCAAAGGCCTGGAGTTGATGCGGCTTAAAATTTTGTCCGAGGAAGGCGCTTTTGACATTCATTTTACTAGCGAGCGATGCCGATTTCTTCCGGGTAGCAGTGATAAATGCTGCGGCCGGATTTCCGAATGCGCA